Proteins encoded by one window of Chrysemys picta bellii isolate R12L10 chromosome 10, ASM1138683v2, whole genome shotgun sequence:
- the LOC135973860 gene encoding meiosis-specific nuclear structural protein 1-like: MESMRRPPQLNAAQLNQKKMRELYHKDLLQLAHEKKVERIRQLEVMWEAEERVDQKRLTRLLKDEEYERQMEEAIQKAEENKKLKELQLEQEERLATELARLNYEKLKDEKMRQQIRENRNETI; this comes from the exons ATG gaGTCGATGAGAAGGCCTCCGCAGCTGAATGCTGCCCAACTGAATCAGAAAAAGATGAGGGAATTGTATCACAAAGATCTCCTCCAATTGGCACATGAAAAAAAGGTGGAGAGAATCAGGCAATTGGAGGTGATGTGGGAAGCTGAGGAACGGGTTGATCAGAAGCGACTCACAAGATTGCTGAAAGATGAAGAGTATGAAAGGCAGATGGAGGAAGCTATTCAAAAA gcagaagaaaacaaaaaactgaaagAGCTGCAGCTGGAGCAGGAAGAAAGACTGGCAACTGAGTTGGCAAGATTAAACTATGAAAAACTTAAAGATGAAAAAATGAGGCAGCAAATAAGAGAGAACAG AAATGAAACTATCTGA